Proteins from one Sarcophilus harrisii chromosome 2, mSarHar1.11, whole genome shotgun sequence genomic window:
- the PLAT gene encoding tissue-type plasminogen activator, translated as MKMMGEFFGFLLLCGIVSLSSQTPHNRPRRGARSQTAVCKDEKTQMIYQQKQTWLRPGLRSNRVEFCRCDSGYTRCHSVPVQSCSEPRCFNGGTCQQALYFSDFICQCPRGFSGKQCEIDNKAVCYEDLGLTYRGTWSTSESGAECVNWNMSVLYSKQYNGRRPDALMLGLGNHNYCRNPDKDSKPWCYIFKNGYYIWEYCSIPSCSKSSTEDCYFGRGTYYRGSQHKTESGTSCLRWNSPHVKGKMYTVWRKNAWDLGLGNHNFCRNPDNDIKPWCHVLEGRQLTWEYCDIPKCSNCGLRQYKESQFRIKGGLFADITSHPWQAAILAMNRRSPGTTRFLCGGILIDSCWVLSAAHCFEESLKAHELKVILGRTYREKKEENEQEFEVEKYIIHENFVLETFDNDIALLQLRPKSDSLQCAQETSYVRTVCLPDAGLKMPDWTECELSGYGKHEETSPYYSEKLKEAHVRLYPSSRCTSLHMFNKTITENMLCAGDTRSGGTEVNLHDACQGDSGGPLVCMKNDRMHLIGIVSWGIGCGEKDVPGVYTKVINYLKWIEDKRRL; from the exons atgaaaatgatGGGTGAATTCTTTGGTTTTTTGCTGCTATGTGGAATAGTCTCTCTCTCCAGTCAG ACCCCTCACAACCGACCCAGGCGAGGAGCTAGATCTCAAACAG CTGTCTGCAAAGATGAAAAAACCCAGATGATTTACCAGCAAAAGCAAACATGGCTGCGTCCTGGGCTCAGAAGTAACCGGGTAGAATTTTGCAGGTGTGACAGTGGCTACACTCGGTGTCACAGCGTACCTGTGCAAA GTTGCAGTGAACCAAGGTGCTTCAATGGGGGCACTTGCCAGCAGGCCTTGTATTTCTCAGATTTTATCTGCCAGTGTCCCAGAGGTTTTTctggaaaacaatgtgaaatag ATAATAAAGCAGTGTGCTATGAAGACTTGGGCCTCACCTACAGGGGGACATGGAGCACTAGTGAAAGTGGGGCTGAATGTGTAAACTGGAACATGAGTGTGTTGTACTCCAAACAGTACAATGGGCGGAGGCCAGACGCCCTCATGTTGGGACTTGGGAACCATAACTACTGCAG GAACCCAGACAAAGACTCTAAGCCTTGGTGTTATATCTTCAAGAATGGCTATTACATCTGGGAGTATTGTAGCATCCCATCCTGCTCAAAAA GTTCCACTGAAGATTGCTATTTTGGAAGAGGTACATACTACCGGGGATCTCAGCACAAAACTGAATCAGGGACTTCCTGCCTAAGGTGGAATTCTCCACATGTGAAAGGCAAAATGTATACAGTATGGAGGAAGAATGCATGGGACTTGGGCCTGGGCAATCATAATTTTTGCCG GAATCCTGACAATGACATCAAACCCTGGTGCCATGTGCTAGAGGGTCGTCAGTTGACATGGGAATACTGCGACATACCCAAATGCT CTAATTGTGGCCTGCGGCAGTATAAAGAAAGCCAGTTTCGAATTAAAGGAGGCCTCTTTGCTGACATCACCTCTCATCCTTGGCAAGCTGCCATTCTGGCCATGAACCGGAGATCCCCTGGGACAACACGTTTTCTGTGTGGAGGAATACTGATTGACTCCTGCTGGGTTCTCTCTGCAGCCCACTGCTTTGAGGAGAG TTTGAAAGCTCATGAACTCAAGGTGATTCTAGGCAGGACCTAccgggagaagaaagaagaaaatgaacaagagtTTGAAGTGGAAAAATACATTATccatgaaaattttgttttagagACTTTTGACAATGATATTG CGCTCTTGCAGCTAAGACCTAAATCTGACTCACTACAATGTGCCCAGGAAACCAGCTACGTTCGGACAGTCTGCCTTCCTGATGCAGGCCTGAAAATGCCTGACTGGACAGAATGTGAGCTCTCTGGCTATGGCAAACATGAGGAGA CTTCCCCTTACTACTCTGAGAAACTAAAGGAGGCCCACGTTCGTCTATACCCTTCCAGCCGCTGCACATCGCTCCACATGTTTAATAAAACGATCACAGAGAACATGCTCTGTGCCGGCGACACGAGAAGTGGGGGGACAGAAGTAAACCTACATGATGCTTGCCAG GGTGATTCTGGGGGTCCGCTTGTGTGCATGAAGAATGACCGCATGCATCTGATTGGGATTGTCAGCTGGGGCATAGGATGCGGAGAGAAGGACGTTCCAGGTGTATACACCAAGGTTATCAATTACCTCAAGTGGATCGAGGACAAGAGGAGGCTCTGA